The genomic interval TTCAGATGACTCCGGTCACATGACTTTGGTCATATGGCTCCGGTCACATGACTCCGGTCACATGACTTCGGTCACATGACTCCGGTCACATGACTCCATTCACATGACTCCATTCACATGACTCCGGTCCAACCCCCAACACTGGCAGGCGGAACGTGAGGCCAACCcggaagtaacaaaacgttgcagtaccggcactgaccagagaggctggtgcttagagtgagcaaattcccatagactcccatgttaaaatcctcattttcagccctccaataaacccctttaatgcctggtgcttaaagtttttatttcatcaattgctgcatatttgatccatgacaactctgaggggagtgattttttttctaagtttgtaatttttttttaaaacagcatttattttcgCTTAATGAGGGGGGCGCGGTCTTTGATTGACGGGTGACGATCgcggtggattctgggagcTGTGCTCCGGTGTTTAGCTGGTCTGCTACagatttagcgttagcatgagcgctatattcggtttttgtcctgctgccgTGCTGTAAACTGTTCTAACACTCTCTGGGAGTTATCTGTTGTCTTTTCTCCAGTAAGtactaaaagaataactttatatttgtcgGAAATAAATCATNNNNNNNNNNNNNNNNNNNNNNNNNNNNNNNNNNNNNNNNNNNNNNNNNNNNNNNNNNNNNNNNNNNNNNNNNNNNNNNNNNNNNNNNNNNNNNNNNNNNNNNNNNNNNNNNNNNNNNNNNNNNNNNNNNNNNNNNNNNNNNNNNNNNNNNNNNNNNNNNNNNNNNNNNNNNNNNNNNNNNNNNNNNNNNNNNNNNNNNNNNNNNNNNNNNNNNNNNNNNNNNNNNNNNNNNNNNNNNNNNNNNNNNNNNNNNNNNNNNNNNNNNNNNNNNNNNNNNNNNNNNNNNNNNNNNNNNNNNNNNNNNNNNNNNNNNNNNNNNNNNNNNNNNNNNNNNNNNNNNNNNNNNNNNNNNNNNNNNNNNNNNNNNNNNNNNNNNNNNNNNNNNNNNNNNNNNNNNNNNNNNNNNNNNNNNNNNNNNNNNNNNNNNNNNNNNNNNNNNNNNNNNNNNNNNNNNNNNNNNNNNNNNNNNNNNNNNNNNNNNNNNNNNNNNNNNNNNNNNNNNNNNNNNNNNNNNNNNNNNNNNNNNNNNNNNNNNNNNNNNNNNNNNNNNNNNNNNNNNNNNNNNNNNNNNNNNNNNNNNNNNNNNNNNNNNNNNNNNNNNNNNNNNNNNNNNNNNNNNNNNNNNNNNNNNNNNNNNNNNNNNNNNNNNNNNNNNNNNNNNNNNNNNNNNNNNNNNNNNNNNNNNNNNNNNNNNNNNNNNNNNNNNNNNNNNNNNNNNNNNNNNNNNNNNNNNNNNNNNNNNNNNNNNNNNNNNNNNNNNNNNNNNNNNNNNNNNNNNNNNNNNNNNNNNNNNNNNNNNNNNNNNNNNNNNNNNNNNNNNNNNNNNNNNNNNNNNNNNNNNNNNNNNNNNNNNNNNNNNNNNNNNNNNNNNNNNNNNNNNNNNNNNNNNNNNNNNNNNNNNNNNNNNNNNNNNNNNNNNNNNNNNNNNNNNNNNNNNNNNNNNNNNNNNNNNNNNNNNNNNNNNNNNNNNNNNNNNNNNNNNNNNNNNNNNNNNNNNNNNNNNNNNNNNNNNNNNNNNNNNNNNNNNNNNNNNNNNNNNNNNNNNNNNNNNNNNNNNNNNNNNNNNNNNNNNNNNNNNNNNNNNNNNNNNNNNNNNNNNNNNNNNNNNNNNNNNNNNNNNNNNNNNNNNNNNNNNNNNNNNNNNNNNNNNNNNNNNNNNNNNNNNNNNNNNNNNNNNNNNNNNNNNNNNNNNNNNNNNNNNNNNNNAAATCACAACAAAGCGTCAACTTCAGTAGTTTTTGTCCTGAAGATGAAGGGAAAGCTTGTTTCAAAGAAACCAGTGCAGTGAAATGGAACATTTGGGCTTTGTGACCAAAacatatcatttttttgtttttgttgttttttaggtgtgcatcaTAGATGTATATATTGAGCATCCACACctagcagccaatcagaatcgagtattcccCCAGACCAgaaacaatgtttgtttcttatggctgtttgtcagcatctttgttttcttcaagtcattctgcagacataaaagtctttagagttctgcttattttactgttgatgtgttctgtgctcacaaattacatTTGTAGGATATTTGAGTTAACacttaacacaattttaaagattcagacaatgaaaatgaaagaaaaaaaattctctctggctttttttttttttgttcaaaagctgcaaatAGTCATAAAGAATTTACCTAGTGAAACATTGCGATGAaccatgattaatcacaatccaaaagtgtaattaatctgatatttttttaattaattgacaGCACTAATGTCAATCAAAGTTCTactttttgtgtagttttatgGTTGACGGCACACAGTTGAAGGCATTTACCGCCACCTACTGGTGTGTCAATCAAAGTTTGTGTCAAGTTaatctgaaaggaagacaatcAGATGTAATGAACAGCAGCTGTGTCTCCTGCAGGAGGAACTTTTTTAAGCTCCTCTTGTTGATTGAGTTCTCATTCAGTGTCTGACAAGATGGGAGCTGAGTCAGTTTTGGTCCTTGTCATTCTGGCTGTTTGCTTTGGCAATGGtatgttctttttaattttaattatcataacttaaacttaaactcaCACAGGGTGATATTTGCTTTGGgttgactttatttattaaaaatgtttgttaaaagctTCAGGTTTGCCGGTTGAGAGAAAAAGCCAGAATGCTGATGATGAAATATAGAGGACAGAGAACGGTAAAAATGACCTTGTTGATCTGTGCTACAGAGTCTGACATTAATAATGTTCTTTTATATCCCATCCTCAGGAATCTCTTCTTTAAGGAACAGCTTTGGTCTTCTACAGTCAGTGGATTCCAGTATAAATAAAGTCGATGAAGGTGAGACgacaaacattaaataaacagaaaatctgaaactttaatgttaaaaccataaaattaCTTGAAGGtaaaaaacatgtctttaagTACAAATGGAAACCAATAAGGTGGAAGCTGAGGAATCATTTAAGAGACGTGAAGTTCGGACTAGCGtggtgtccgacgccgccagcaaccagactgtgtccgacgccgccagcaaccagactgtgtccgacgccgccagcaaccagactgtgtccgacgccgccagcaaccagactgtgtccgacgccgccagcaaccagactgtgtccgacgccgccagcaaccagactgtgtccgacgccgccagcaaccagactgtgtccgacgccgccagcaaccagactgtgtccgacgccgccagcaaccagactgtgtccgacgccgccagcaaccagactgtgtccgacgccgccagcaaccagactgtgtccgacgccgccagcaaccagactgtgtccgacgccgccagcaaccagactgtgtccgacgccgccagcaaccagactgtgtccgacgccgccagcaaccagactgtgtccgacgccgccagcaaccagactgtgtccgacgccgccagcaaccagactgtgtccgacgccgccagcaaccagactgtgtccgacgccgccagcaaccagactgtgtccgacgccgccagcaaccagactgtgtccgacgccgccagcaaccagactgtgtccgacgccgccagcaaccagactgtgtccgacgccgccagcaaccagactgtgtccgacgccgccagcaaccagactgtgtccgacgccgccagcaaccagactgtgtccgacgccgccagcaaccagactgtgtccgacgccgccagcaaccagactgtgtccgacgccgccagcaaccagactgtgtccgacgccgccagcaaccagactgtgtccgacgccgccagcaaccagactgtgtccgacgccgccagcaaccagactgtgtccgacgccgccagcaaccagactgtgtccgacgccgccagcaaccagactgtgtccgacgccgccagcaaccagactgtgtccgacgccgccagcaaccagactgtgtccgacgccgccagcaaccagactgtgtccgacgccgccagcaaccagactgtgtccgacgccgccagcaaccagactgtgtccgacgccgccagcaaccagactgtgtccgacgccgccagcaaccagactgtgtccgacgccgccagcaaccagactgtgtccgacgccgccagcaaccagactgtgtccgctTAATAAAACTTATTCAAATATCCTTGCAGTCTATTGTTTCTTGATACAAATTCTGTGGTTTTCCTCCTTTGGAATGGTGGATATACTGAAGTGCAAATGCAGTCTTCAAAGTTATTTTAAGTAATCTTTGCCATGCCTTTAGAATGTACAATGTAAAGTTCTGACACAAAGTagtcctttttaattttataaatttttcCTTCGTAGTGGACCATTTAATCGATGTTCCAGTGTGTCATGGTAGCTCTTACAAGGTGTCGTTGAGTCTCGAGTGCAGCAGCAAAAGAAAGCAATAGATGTCCTGATTGTCAAGACAGGTTAAATTGTGTCAaagagaaagttcacctttaAACACTTTTGTACAGAAGATTAaggaaaacactttaaatcaaCCTGTGCAGTGAGCAGAACATTactgaaaatactgtaaaataaatcGCATTGAATTGTGATGACTTTTGCTTTGGAAACAATTACTTAATTCCTTTAATCACTTCTGGGccctgtgtgtgtatgtatagaGGAAGTTACAAGGTTGAAATGGCACCAAAAAGAGGAATGACCCAGTTAAGAAAAATCTCTGTGGACATTCAACTGTTTTGTGTATTCATTCCAAATAAAGAATTAACACTTTGCTCACACCAGTTACGAAAGCGCTGAACGGAGGCCACTTCCATTTGCTGCCATTGTTAACCTatagtgtagttcacaccagatgcaaAATGCCACGGTCCATCTCAGCCGGCTCATGTCGTACAGCGATCGTTTCAGTGTCTGGTCTATGTTTTGTGCAAGCCACAATTGATCCGCATCAATTGTGTCAGGTTCTTCAAGGCGCATGAAAagtctggtcaattttcaaaatataaccaatttgtcagaataaattGCCGTAATTGACAAACACAATCATATtcttgtatctaaacagactgtagagatgaaaataaacacacagatCAACATAGTGGGCCGAGGTGGAGAGGTGGAGCAGGAGGTGTGATTTTGGGTATCTGCAAAAGTTCCTTTCGactattgtggaaaaatgtgtctGATGTGGACTGGAGGTTAAGCGGACACCGTGCGGCCCGCCCGCACACCACTTTGCACCGCTTCTGTGTCCGTTGTAAACTTAGCGAtaagtacatatatatatatatatatatatatatatatatatatatatatatatatatacagtggcgggccgtcagggcctgcaaggacttctctgctggcctaaaaatatctgaatcacagactgatattaattattatttatttccgtgaatacgtattctataattccaaatgctctgtcttcgtcctttcattgctgtctccctggttgcgctgcttccagacgtgtattttcctatttaagcattaaccaatcacattgcagcaccatttgttgctagggtcaaagaaatctgcccggaggccttcacaatcagttctgcgggccctgtagcataaaataattgtcaaccaaactgttgcttcaaccaatcagatttggagtaggcgacaccaaggccagctagcaggcgcacggaaacatcatcattttcacgagctttgattggacagctcgcaactcgctctggttctgcgttatgtgacggccacaggtgtcgaggagcggcgtgtcaggtttgaagatgttaccagtggaaagcgtctcatcgtctgatttttggtggaaaatgaatgtctgggtaaagttgtggcacagttttgtctggcacgggtaaaggagttccgtgactccgttgagcgggagtgaagctgaaatctacgaggctcctgaacgcaccgcgggcgcgtgcagcgcaaaatcctcgcgcaaatattattttccagacacagaccttgatcgatcacaaaaactgatgtttgtctccctcctggaccacgagaggcttcaggaataccagaacatttcccgcatgcagccttttccagcttatcacagccacggaacactttccatctgcgaaacgcatggattctgcacgacagagtgattgaaatcttcttgaggatagaaaggatggattttgtgtttaaataatctggatttttggtgagtaaaattttgctatctccctacataatattgaaattttatcaggttattttttatgcttttggtgtgtgtgtggcagctgtacctgcactagaagttttattgccataaaatagttaatgagggttggattgattcagatggagcactacggaaggcctaggtgtgaaatgcacggcccgccactgaatatatatatatatatatatataatagaaataaaaccttgtgttattgtgagcagggaggaccaaaacttaattttgtgtttcacagttctatttAAGTTAAATGGCAGCACAACAACATTGTATATGTTGATGATGCAGTATTTTCCTATATGTGTCACTATAAAAAGAGCTGGAATATGAGAGTGCAAATTTTATTtcatcattaacatttttaggtgcttttcaaaatatatttatatcaaaAACATTGTAACTCTTGTCAGTCACATgaagcacaacatgaaccgagtatgaaaggatttaaGATCATTTCAATATCATGtagaattgtttatttgtattaaatcctttctgttagtaggaaaacataCAGTTttatgtaaggggcaaaaagaaaacatatttgaccttaaaatatctttaattcattgtgttaaaaaatagaaaaaaatcgaaattgtgattttaaaactgtgaattgaatcaaatcatgGCTTGACTTAATCATTACATCCCTAGTAGAAATGATTTCAAATATCTGAGATTCACTCAGTTATGAGATCTATGTCATAAAACCAGAGATAAAGAGGGTAGTGCAACCTGCAAATGTGTCTTCCAGCTCCCGTAATCTTCTCACTTTGTCCTGGGGTCACTGGGGTAATGGAGTCCATCAGAACTACTTCAGGGGGAAGAAAGgccacaccctggacagatcgccaaTCTGTCACGGgccacacccattcactctttAGGGACTCACGCCACagtgtgtccttgggcaagacaccaaacccacattgcctctgataggaggttggcgccaatgttcagcagcggagccaccgtTAGCgtgtgaatatgtgtgtggatgtgtgaatgggactgtgactgtttGGGCCTTAGAGGACGGCGGTGTGGAACTTTCCCCTCATCGGGATGAATATAGGATTATCTGATCGTACCTTTGAGCCGCCTCGACTCGTTTGCATCTCTCACAGGcatcaagattttaaaaagtgcagcTAAACTAGTTTGAAGTCACCGATAAAGAATGTTGGAGGTCAGCAACAACAACCTGAGGCTCTCTGGCTGAGAACAGGTTATGTTGCTGGGATGAGGCATCATAATTAGTTGTGGTTCTAATTCAGGAAAAGACTTGTTCCAGAGGACCTGACGGTCCACAAGAACTTACAATCAGGTcagataaaagaaaagacaTTAATGAAGAACGAGAAACTAAAAGTCCTCCGGAATAGTTCAGGAAGTTGATGCAGTCATTTAatcctagaacactttcactcaGAAAAGTCACATCATCACTTATAACAGGtcatttttacccaatataatatacccaataaaaggggtttgtcataaaaattagatcaaaatatgagAACACGTGATAAatcagatccttttattttaaaattagtaacgaaatggaaaataaaaacattggaaCATCCTAAAAACtacttgaaaattactgaaaaattaggaatttgagaaccaaaaaatcataaaaaactgaTGATACTGcagacttggtctttggttcacccattcctgggacatgtgagactacCCAGGGACCCAcaacactcagaaaaatacaagatATTGAGGATCATGTTTGGGTGAAAATCACACGGTCAtcgtgctctagggttaaataaatgaaaggtcAAGCCTCCTTGACCAGTTTGTCCATGTTTGCTCCTGTTACAAGCAtcaagatgaaagaaaatgcaGTAAAACTAGTTTGAAGTCACCACTACAATGTTGAGGTCAACAGGTCTTTGCAGGTGGGTGTGGAGGAGATGGTATAAAAGGGCCGAGGTTCAGACAGCTGCATCTTCTGCTTGGAGCTCCTGTGGGTGAGTTTCATACAAAgaaactttttcattatttaaatatcaCTGATCTCATACTCTTTACTTGTTTGTCCAAAATCAGGTTAAGAAGGAAACTTTCCATTTCTGCAACCATGAACAAACTGGTAatgtgtactttttattttacctttagaCTTTTATCTACTGAGATCTTTGAGACTTGATggtttttcaatatttatcaACATTATATGAAGTAGATCTCTTTAAGAACATGTTGGAAACTCactcagctgtttctgttttctccaACAGTGGATCATTGCTCTGGTGGTTACCTTTCTCTCACCATCCTTTGCAAATCCAGctaaaaaacactcaaatccGAACAACATGCAGTCCAATAGAGctaaaaaacactcaaaccCGAACAACATGCAGTCCAATAGAGGTGATCAACTACAGAACCTGCTGTAACACTCAGGACCTTTTCTGAAATCAGAGTCAACTGTGGATGCTAACGGTCTGTTTTCTCATTGCTTTCACAGACGCGAAGTTTCTATTTTCCTCTGAATACTgtaagcatttttatttcaattatttagaAATGATGTCAGATATTCAAACTCGTGTTCAGACCAAATAAAAACCGAACTGGATCCTGAGTTGTAGTCCTCTAATCTTGACAACCTTTGTTCCAGACTGTTGGACTCAGTGGTTTGATAGAGACGATCCTACTGTGACTGGAGACTGGGAGACTCTTTCGGACCTTCGGAAGCAGTTCCCTGATAAAGTCTGCCCTGATCCTGTAGACCTTGAAGCCACGACTCTGTCTGGGACTCCTGCAGACCAGACCGGAGAAGTCTTCTTTAAGTAACTATTGAATTCAGTGCTCTCTGTCCAGACAGCAGCTTCATCACCTCAGAGGGATTTTGTCCACAGAGCCAAAAcaatgaatttattttctttcaggtATGACACAACATCAGGATTTGTCTGCAGAAATGAAGACCAAAACGGAGGGATGTGCAAAGATTACAGAGTTCGCTTCAGCTGCCCCTCTTCCTACTGTACTGAAAAAGGTGCTGTTAGCGCTCATTTGATCAACTTCCATGTCCACGTTCCTCACTGGTGTACAGAAATACACTGAGAACTTCTGACTGTTTTGGCTGCAGTGTGCTGGACTGAGTGGTTTGACCGGGACAATCCCTCTGGTACTGGAGACTGGGAGCTTCTGAGCGACCTCAGGAGGGAAAACCCAGGACAGATCTGTGAAACTCCTCAGTACATCCAGGCTAAAGCCGACTCTGTCTTAGGCGTCTTCAAGAGGGATAAGTTCTACATGTGAGTGTCTATTACTTGGTTGTCCTCAGCAGATAAACCTTTGAAGTTAAACTCTGAGACTTGAGCAGTCTCAACaagttaatttgaaaaaaaaaacttgtctaAGTTGACAAAATTCACAGCGCTGCAACAACCTGAACACATTGCAATTACTGAttttagatattaaaaaatgtagtttaactTTACaactacaaatacaaaaacatgatgctGAAGTTGGCTTTAGATTGACATATCTGAATCAGCTGTTAAGGAAAGGGAAGACATTatcacaactttaaaactgctgAACTTAGAACGCTCAAACCAGTCTGAACGTTCTTCATAGCAGAAATACAAATTATGTgtgtcataaattatttttaggcAAACATCAAAGAAAGACTCTTTTACTAACTATTGTTACtttcatattttagctataaCCCAACCAAGGGCTTTGTTTGCCGCAACGAAGACCAAACATTCACGGATTGCTGGGACTACAAGGTCCGGTTTGGATGCTGCTGATCAGCCTTCACTCCGAGATGACGAGGAGAACATAAAGgattctctctctctctctctccttgAAGCTCCCATctcttatttgtttttctaaaaggtttaatctttttgttttttctttctgtgggTGTAAACAATGTCAGCAAAATAAATGGCATTTAAGAGCAAACactttgttgggtttttttgtacTGAGTGTCCAggacataaaattaaaaagttcagTAACTTtgaattggtttgtttttagattttaatatttttatttttttgttttgggctgcacggtggcgcagtggttagcgctcttgcctcacagcNNNNNNNNNNNNNNNNNNNNNNNNNNNNNNNNNNNNNNNNNNNNNNNNNNNNNNNNNNNNNNNNNNNNNNNNNNNNNNNNNNNNNNNNNNNNNNNNNNNNNNNNNNNNNNNNNNNNNNNNNNNNNNNNNNNNNNNNNNNNNNNNNNNNNNNNNNNNNNNNNNNNNNNNNNNNNNNNNNNNNNNNNNNNNNNNNNNNNNNNNNNNNNNNNNNNNNNNNNNNNNNNNNNNNNNNNNNNNNNNNNNNNNNNNNNNNNNNNNNNNNNNNNNNNNNNNNNNNNNNNNNNNNNNNNNNNNNNNNNNNNNNNNNNNNNNNNNNNNNNNNNNNNNNNNNNNNNNNNNNNNNNNNNNNNNNNNNNNNNNNNNNNNNNNNNNNNNNNNNNNNNNNNNNNNNNNNNNNNNNNNNNNNNNNNNNNNNNNNNNNNNNNNNNNNNNNNNNNNNNNNNNNNNNNNNNNNNNNNNNNNNNNNNNNNNNNNNNNNNNNNNNNNNNNNNNNNNNNNNNNNNNNNNNNNNNNNNNNNNNNNNNNNNNNNNNNNNNNNNNNNNNNNNNNNNNNNNNNNNNNNNNNNNNNNNNNNNNNNNNNNNNNNNNNNNNNNNNNNNNNNNNNNNNNNNNNNNNNNNNNNNNNNNNNNNNNNNNNNNNNNNGTCTATTACTTGGTTGTTCTCAGCAGATAAACCTTTAAAGTTAAATTCTGAGACTTGAGCAGTCTCAACAagttagtttgaaaaaaaaaaaaactcgtcTAAGTTGACAAAATTCCCAGCGCTGCAACAACCTGAACACATTGCAATTactgattttagattttaaaaaatgtagtttaactAACATGATGCTGAAGTTGGCTTTAGATTGACATGTCTGAATCAGCTGTTAAGGAAAGAGAAGACATTatcacaactttaaaactgctgAACTTAGAACGCTCAAACCAGTCTGAACGTTCTTCAGagcagaaatacaaataatgtgtgtcataaattatttttaggcAAACATCAAGAAAGACTCTTTTACTAAC from Oryzias melastigma strain HK-1 unplaced genomic scaffold, ASM292280v2 sc00409, whole genome shotgun sequence carries:
- the LOC112138406 gene encoding mucin-5AC isoform X2, which produces MLRSTGLCRWVWRRWYKRAEVQTAASSAWSSCGLRRKLSISATMNKLWIIALVVTFLSPSFANPAKKHSNPNNMQSNRDAKFLFSSEYYCWTQWFDRDDPTVTGDWETLSDLRKQFPDKVCPDPVDLEATTLSGTPADQTGEVFFKYDTTSGFVCRNEDQNGGMCKDYRVRFSCPSSYCTEKVCWTEWFDRDNPSGTGDWELLSDLRRENPGQICETPQYIQAKADSVLGVFKRDKFYIYNPTKGFVCRNEDQTFTDCWDYKVRFGCC
- the LOC112138406 gene encoding uncharacterized protein LOC112138406 isoform X1, which encodes MLRSTGLCRWVWRRWYKRAEVQTAASSAWSSCGLRRKLSISATMNKLWIIALVVTFLSPSFANPAKKHSNPNNMQSNRAKKHSNPNNMQSNRDAKFLFSSEYYCWTQWFDRDDPTVTGDWETLSDLRKQFPDKVCPDPVDLEATTLSGTPADQTGEVFFKYDTTSGFVCRNEDQNGGMCKDYRVRFSCPSSYCTEKVCWTEWFDRDNPSGTGDWELLSDLRRENPGQICETPQYIQAKADSVLGVFKRDKFYIYNPTKGFVCRNEDQTFTDCWDYKVRFGCC